A portion of the Polaribacter cellanae genome contains these proteins:
- the dnaB gene encoding replicative DNA helicase, with protein sequence MEKTNAVAGKKIDKARIISLEKGKIPPQAVELEEAVLGAMMIDKKGIDDVIDILSAEAFYDAKHHEIYAAIYELFQNSEPIDLLTVSNLLKKNGKLDFVGGDFFLIRLTQKVASSAHIEFHARIILQKYIQRKLISISSEIIENAYDDSTDVFDLLDDAEGKLFEVTQGNLKKSSEDAGSLVKQALRKIQEIGNKEGMSGLATGFTKLDALTSGWQPSDLVIIAARPGMGKTAFVISMAKNMAIDFNHGVAVFSLEMSSVQLITRMISSETGLTSEKLRKGNLEPHEWEQLNVKVKKLSDAPIFIDDTPSLSIFDLRAKARRLVSQHNVRIIVIDYLQLMTAGGKAGGNREQEISMISRNLKALAKELSVPVIALSQLSRAVETRGGSKRPLLSDLRESGAIEQDADIVSFIFRPEYYGMTEWDDDEHTPCEGQGEFIVAKHRNGGLDNIRLKFTGHLAKFSDLEEGFSSEFQSSMNADFPEDPFAGAGGVDPKDAFGNDDDEMPF encoded by the coding sequence ATGGAAAAAACGAATGCTGTCGCAGGAAAAAAGATAGATAAGGCAAGAATTATTAGTCTCGAAAAAGGGAAGATTCCTCCACAGGCAGTGGAATTGGAAGAAGCTGTTTTGGGAGCAATGATGATTGACAAAAAAGGAATTGACGATGTAATTGACATTTTAAGTGCAGAGGCTTTTTACGATGCAAAACATCACGAAATTTACGCAGCGATTTACGAATTATTTCAAAATTCAGAACCAATCGACTTGTTAACTGTTTCTAATTTGTTAAAAAAGAACGGAAAGTTAGATTTTGTTGGAGGCGATTTTTTCTTAATACGTTTAACGCAAAAAGTAGCTTCCTCTGCACATATCGAATTTCATGCAAGAATTATTCTACAAAAATACATTCAGCGTAAATTAATTTCAATTTCTAGTGAAATAATAGAAAATGCGTACGACGATAGTACAGATGTTTTCGATTTATTAGACGATGCAGAGGGGAAATTGTTCGAAGTTACACAAGGAAATCTAAAAAAGAGTTCAGAAGATGCAGGTTCTTTAGTAAAGCAAGCCTTAAGAAAAATTCAAGAAATTGGTAACAAAGAAGGAATGTCTGGCTTGGCAACAGGTTTTACCAAACTAGATGCACTAACTTCTGGTTGGCAACCCTCCGATTTAGTAATTATAGCAGCAAGACCTGGTATGGGAAAAACAGCATTTGTAATTTCCATGGCAAAAAATATGGCGATAGATTTTAATCATGGAGTTGCAGTATTTTCTTTGGAGATGTCTTCTGTACAATTAATTACTCGTATGATTTCTTCGGAAACAGGTTTAACTTCAGAAAAATTAAGAAAAGGAAATTTAGAGCCACATGAATGGGAACAATTAAACGTAAAAGTTAAGAAATTATCAGATGCGCCTATTTTTATAGATGATACACCATCATTATCAATTTTCGATTTACGTGCAAAAGCAAGAAGATTAGTTTCGCAACATAATGTACGAATTATAGTAATTGACTATTTACAATTAATGACAGCTGGAGGAAAAGCAGGAGGAAACCGTGAACAAGAAATTTCTATGATTTCTAGAAACCTAAAAGCCTTAGCAAAAGAATTATCTGTTCCAGTAATTGCACTTTCTCAATTATCAAGGGCTGTAGAAACACGTGGAGGATCTAAAAGACCTTTATTATCCGATTTACGTGAATCTGGTGCGATTGAGCAAGATGCAGATATTGTAAGTTTTATTTTTCGTCCAGAATATTATGGAATGACAGAATGGGATGATGATGAACACACACCATGTGAAGGACAAGGAGAATTTATTGTTGCCAAACACAGGAATGGTGGTTTGGATAATATTCGTCTAAAGTTTACAGGACATTTGGCAAAATTCTCGGATTTAGAGGAAGGTTTTAGTTCTGAATTCCAATCTTCTATGAATGCAGATTTCCCTGAAGACCCTTTTGCAGGAGCAGGAGGCGTAGATCCAAAAGATGCATTTGGTAATGATGATGATGAAATGCCATTTTAA
- a CDS encoding DUF3810 domain-containing protein, producing MKYNKKHLFLTIFLPIQVLLVQLAAKNPAFIETYYSNAIYPIISSFLRIILGWIPFSFGDILLIFLLFILLRFLFRLIKFRFKNFFHKIIHFIAFLSIIYFCFYLFWGLNYYREPLAKNLGYQQTKYTTDQLQKVTETIIEKLNFYQYTITKNDTIKVVNNYHQKEMYKMAVAGYKNLEADFPQLKYKYKSVKSSLMSLLQTYNGTSGYLNPLTGEAQVNSRIPKTGYPTTVCHEMAHQIGYAAENEANFIGFLAANYNDDIYFKYASYRMAFGYCISEIRKRDRNLSKKLWQTLYKGIAKDFNASYNFWQAYKNPFEPIIKKGYSAYLKANKQTKGVESYNYVVDLLISYFEASAQL from the coding sequence ATGAAATACAATAAAAAACATCTTTTTCTAACGATTTTTCTTCCAATTCAGGTTTTATTGGTGCAATTGGCCGCTAAAAATCCTGCGTTTATAGAAACGTATTATTCAAATGCAATTTATCCAATAATTTCTTCATTTTTAAGAATTATTTTGGGTTGGATTCCTTTCTCCTTTGGTGATATTTTACTGATTTTTCTCTTATTTATCCTTCTTCGTTTTTTATTTCGGTTGATAAAATTTCGATTTAAAAACTTCTTTCACAAAATTATTCATTTTATTGCATTTTTATCTATAATTTATTTCTGTTTTTACCTTTTCTGGGGGTTGAATTATTACAGAGAGCCTTTGGCTAAAAACTTAGGTTATCAACAAACAAAATATACTACAGATCAGCTTCAAAAAGTAACAGAAACCATTATCGAAAAACTGAACTTTTATCAATATACAATTACAAAAAACGACACAATAAAGGTTGTAAACAACTATCATCAAAAGGAAATGTACAAAATGGCTGTTGCTGGGTATAAAAATTTAGAAGCAGATTTTCCACAATTAAAATACAAGTATAAATCTGTAAAAAGTTCTCTAATGAGTTTGTTACAAACCTATAATGGAACTTCTGGTTATCTAAATCCATTAACTGGAGAAGCACAAGTAAATAGTAGAATTCCTAAAACAGGATATCCAACAACAGTTTGCCACGAAATGGCGCATCAAATTGGTTATGCTGCCGAGAATGAGGCAAATTTTATTGGTTTTTTAGCAGCTAATTATAATGATGATATTTATTTTAAATATGCAAGTTATAGAATGGCTTTTGGATATTGTATTTCGGAAATTAGAAAAAGAGACCGAAATTTATCAAAAAAACTTTGGCAAACTCTATACAAAGGAATTGCCAAAGATTTTAATGCGAGTTATAATTTTTGGCAAGCGTATAAAAATCCTTTTGAACCAATCATTAAAAAAGGTTATAGTGCTTATTTAAAAGCCAATAAACAAACTAAAGGTGTAGAATCTTATAATTATGTGGTTGATTTATTAATTTCTTATTTTGAAGCTTCAGCACAACTATAA
- a CDS encoding type II toxin-antitoxin system VapC family toxin: MQILFIDTNIVVDLLLERKPFYKYAEKIFTLSDEGKLKLVVSALTIANTHYIISNLKSKELAREAIAKFKVLVEIISLSDKIIELALSDVTFPDFEDGLQYYSAIDANCAFIITRDLKDFKNSALPVMTAESYIAGLKK, translated from the coding sequence ATGCAAATCCTATTTATAGATACAAATATAGTTGTTGACTTACTCTTGGAAAGAAAACCATTCTATAAATACGCAGAAAAAATTTTTACATTGTCAGATGAAGGAAAACTAAAACTGGTAGTTTCGGCATTAACTATTGCCAACACACATTATATTATTTCCAATTTAAAATCAAAAGAATTAGCAAGAGAAGCTATTGCTAAATTTAAAGTTTTAGTTGAGATTATTTCTTTAAGCGATAAGATAATCGAACTTGCTTTAAGTGATGTAACTTTCCCTGATTTTGAAGACGGCTTGCAATACTATTCTGCTATAGATGCAAATTGTGCTTTTATAATTACACGAGATTTAAAAGATTTTAAAAATTCAGCACTTCCAGTAATGACAGCAGAAAGTTATATTGCTGGTCTTAAAAAATAG
- the ppgK gene encoding polyphosphate--glucose phosphotransferase, translating to MSVLGIDIGGSGIKGAIVNTKTGELLSERHRITTPKPATPEAVAKVVKEMIQHFKWKKEVGCSFPTTIVDGKCIHFGNLSPKWLNVKVNKLFKKECKLPFYISNDADLAGLAEVSLGAAKKEKGLVIVVTIGTGIGSGMFYKGKLIPNLEIGRMLHTNGEIIEFYTADSVRKKENLKLAEWAKRFDVLLEYIRIVFTPSLIVLGGGISKKYDDFKKHLTTDVPVKVAEFKNNAGIIGAAMYAKKMSK from the coding sequence ATGAGTGTATTAGGAATTGATATTGGAGGTTCTGGAATTAAAGGAGCAATTGTAAATACAAAAACAGGTGAATTACTTTCTGAAAGACACAGAATTACAACTCCAAAACCAGCAACTCCAGAAGCTGTTGCGAAAGTTGTAAAAGAAATGATACAGCATTTTAAATGGAAAAAAGAAGTGGGTTGTAGTTTTCCTACCACAATTGTAGATGGAAAATGCATTCATTTTGGAAATTTGAGTCCAAAATGGCTAAATGTTAAGGTAAATAAACTTTTTAAAAAAGAATGTAAACTCCCTTTTTATATTAGTAACGATGCAGATTTAGCAGGTTTAGCAGAAGTAAGTTTAGGAGCCGCAAAAAAAGAAAAAGGATTGGTAATTGTGGTAACCATTGGAACAGGAATTGGTTCTGGAATGTTCTACAAAGGAAAATTAATTCCGAATTTAGAAATAGGTAGAATGCTACATACAAATGGAGAAATTATTGAATTCTATACAGCAGATTCTGTAAGAAAAAAAGAAAATTTAAAATTGGCAGAATGGGCAAAAAGATTTGACGTCTTGCTAGAATATATTAGAATCGTTTTTACACCAAGTTTAATTGTTTTAGGAGGAGGAATAAGTAAAAAATACGACGATTTTAAAAAACACTTAACAACAGATGTTCCTGTAAAAGTTGCTGAATTTAAAAACAATGCAGGTATTATTGGAGCTGCAATGTATGCTAAGAAAATGAGTAAGTAA
- a CDS encoding TrmH family RNA methyltransferase: MKEITSIHNTYIKGLQKLQDKSRERKKTGRFIIEGKREVSLAIKSYYEFDTILFVEEIISEKEILALFNENVNRIIISKEVYQKLAYRDSTEGIIAVTKAKDFSLEHIKFKNKNPLILIAEGIEKPGNIGALLRTADAANLDAVFIADPKSDLYNSNIIRSSVGCIFTNKIAVGTSTEIIDFLQKNNINIYAATLQNSNEYHKENYIKSSAIVVGTEATGLTEQWRNVATQNINIPMQGQIDSMNVSVSAAIILFEAKRQRSF; the protein is encoded by the coding sequence ATGAAAGAAATTACGAGCATTCATAATACATATATTAAAGGCCTTCAGAAATTACAAGATAAATCGCGTGAACGAAAAAAAACTGGGCGTTTTATTATTGAGGGCAAAAGAGAAGTTTCTTTGGCCATTAAAAGTTATTATGAGTTTGATACCATTCTTTTTGTGGAAGAAATCATTTCAGAAAAAGAAATTTTAGCCCTTTTTAATGAGAATGTAAACAGAATTATTATTTCTAAGGAAGTATATCAGAAATTGGCCTACAGAGATTCTACAGAAGGAATTATTGCTGTTACAAAAGCGAAAGATTTCTCTTTGGAGCATATCAAATTCAAAAATAAAAATCCTTTAATTTTAATTGCTGAAGGCATTGAGAAACCAGGAAATATAGGAGCTCTTTTAAGAACTGCAGATGCAGCAAATTTAGATGCTGTTTTTATTGCAGACCCTAAAAGCGATTTGTACAATTCTAATATTATAAGATCTAGTGTGGGTTGTATTTTTACAAATAAAATTGCAGTAGGAACTTCAACAGAAATTATAGACTTTCTTCAAAAGAACAACATCAATATTTATGCAGCAACTTTGCAAAACTCGAATGAATATCACAAAGAAAATTATATAAAATCCTCAGCAATTGTAGTAGGAACTGAAGCTACAGGTTTAACAGAACAATGGCGAAATGTGGCTACACAAAATATAAATATTCCAATGCAAGGACAAATAGACTCGATGAATGTTTCTGTTTCTGCAGCCATTATTTTGTTTGAAGCGAAAAGACAACGAAGTTTTTAA
- a CDS encoding amidohydrolase family protein, whose protein sequence is MRKLLLFFWLLLAFSMHSQDYFPTDAGVKTTANTMFAFKNATIYITPKKVIKKGTLLVKDGKVVATGNSVKIPKGTKTIDLSGKTIYPSFIDIYSDFGIKKPKRPSGNFRTTQYKASREGYYWNDHIRPDVNPLKDFSFDSKKATEMLKAGFGVVNTHSNDGIIQGNGLLIALNPNSSNAYRILDTKSAQYLSFSKSGASRQAYPSSRMGAMALLRQVYNDASWYAKGNMKNTDLALEAFNENKNLVQIFATKNHLDALRADKVGDEFGVQYTIVGSGDEFERINDIKATNANFIIPIKFRNAYDVSNPLLANQVSLGDMRRWNQEPSNLKVLSENGVNFALTTYSLKSVASFHKNLQKAIKYGFNKENALASLTTIPANIIGNNKIGNLKEGSYANFIITSGDVFDAKTTIYENWVQGEKNVVSDMNIRDITGEYKLSANNKNYTLKITGKESKQKGEVTLDGKKVKSKFSFSDDWVSINLNEGGNYTRLVGKIINASNVIQGTAYDNNGNESYFSASKLMKKSSDKKEKKGKKSKDEEYTVVPVTYPNIGFGNYVQPKTETILIKNVTVWTSEDEGILQNTDVLLKDGKISKIGQNLRARSAREIDGTGKHLTAGIVDEHSHIAASSINEGAQNSSAEVTIEDVIDPTDINIYRNLSGGTTSAQILHGSANPIGGRSAIIKLKWGENAEEMIYDNSPKFIKFALGENVKQSRSSNGTRFPQSRMGVEQMFIDYFTRAQEYDALKKSGKPYRKDEEMETISEILNKERFISCHSYVQSEINMLMKVAEKFNFNINTFTHILEGYKVADKMVAHGVGGSTFSDWWAYKYEVNDAIPYNAAIMHNAGVLVAINSDDREMSRRLNQEAAKTVKYGGITELEAWKMVTINPAKLLHIDDRVGSIKVGKDADVVLWSDHPMSIYAKAEKTIVDGKVFFDREIDQQKRVAIKAEKSKLINMMLKEKLGGAKTQVPMKRKDRNFHCDTLEELKN, encoded by the coding sequence ATGAGAAAACTACTCTTATTCTTCTGGTTATTATTGGCATTTTCCATGCATTCGCAAGATTATTTTCCAACAGATGCAGGAGTAAAAACGACAGCAAACACAATGTTTGCCTTTAAAAATGCAACTATATACATCACACCAAAAAAAGTGATTAAAAAAGGAACTTTACTGGTTAAAGACGGTAAAGTTGTAGCAACTGGTAATTCTGTAAAAATTCCTAAAGGAACAAAAACGATAGATCTTTCTGGTAAAACGATTTATCCTTCTTTTATTGATATTTATTCCGATTTTGGAATAAAAAAACCTAAAAGACCTTCAGGAAATTTTAGAACTACACAATACAAAGCTTCACGTGAAGGATATTATTGGAACGACCATATTCGCCCTGATGTAAATCCTTTAAAGGATTTTTCTTTTGATTCTAAAAAAGCTACAGAAATGTTAAAAGCTGGCTTTGGTGTGGTTAACACACATTCTAACGACGGAATTATTCAAGGAAATGGATTATTAATTGCACTAAACCCTAATTCTTCAAATGCTTACAGAATTTTAGATACCAAGTCTGCACAATATTTATCTTTTTCTAAAAGTGGTGCTTCAAGGCAAGCATATCCAAGTTCTAGAATGGGTGCCATGGCTTTATTACGTCAGGTTTATAACGATGCTTCTTGGTATGCAAAAGGCAATATGAAAAATACAGATTTGGCTTTAGAAGCGTTTAACGAGAATAAAAATCTAGTTCAAATTTTTGCAACAAAAAACCATTTAGATGCTTTAAGAGCAGATAAAGTGGGAGACGAATTTGGTGTACAATACACCATTGTTGGTAGTGGAGACGAATTCGAGAGAATTAACGATATTAAAGCAACAAATGCCAATTTTATTATTCCTATTAAATTTAGAAATGCTTATGATGTTTCCAATCCGCTATTGGCAAATCAAGTTTCTTTAGGAGATATGAGAAGATGGAACCAAGAACCTTCTAACTTAAAAGTTTTATCGGAAAATGGTGTAAATTTTGCTTTGACAACTTACAGTTTAAAGTCAGTTGCTTCATTTCATAAAAACCTACAAAAAGCCATTAAGTATGGTTTTAATAAAGAAAATGCGCTGGCGTCTTTAACTACAATTCCTGCAAATATTATTGGAAATAACAAAATTGGTAATTTAAAAGAAGGTAGTTATGCTAATTTTATTATTACTTCTGGGGATGTTTTTGATGCCAAAACCACCATTTACGAAAATTGGGTTCAAGGAGAAAAAAACGTCGTGAGCGATATGAATATTCGCGATATTACTGGTGAATATAAATTGTCTGCAAACAATAAAAACTATACTTTAAAAATTACTGGTAAAGAATCTAAGCAAAAAGGAGAAGTTACTTTAGATGGTAAAAAAGTAAAATCGAAATTTTCTTTTAGTGATGATTGGGTTTCTATCAACTTAAACGAAGGTGGAAACTATACAAGATTGGTTGGGAAAATTATAAATGCTTCCAATGTAATTCAAGGAACTGCTTACGATAATAATGGAAATGAATCTTATTTTTCGGCTTCAAAATTAATGAAGAAATCAAGTGATAAAAAGGAAAAGAAAGGTAAAAAATCGAAAGACGAAGAATATACTGTAGTTCCAGTTACCTATCCTAACATTGGTTTTGGTAATTACGTTCAACCAAAAACAGAAACAATTTTAATTAAAAATGTAACTGTTTGGACCAGTGAAGATGAAGGAATTTTACAGAATACAGATGTCTTATTAAAAGATGGTAAGATTTCTAAAATAGGGCAGAATTTAAGAGCAAGAAGTGCCAGAGAAATCGATGGAACAGGAAAACATTTAACTGCAGGTATTGTAGATGAACATTCGCACATTGCTGCTTCTTCTATTAATGAAGGTGCACAAAACTCATCAGCAGAAGTAACGATTGAAGATGTTATAGACCCAACAGATATAAATATTTACAGAAATCTTTCTGGAGGAACCACTTCTGCACAGATTTTACACGGTTCTGCAAATCCAATAGGAGGTCGTTCTGCGATTATAAAATTAAAATGGGGAGAAAATGCAGAAGAAATGATTTACGACAATTCTCCTAAATTTATAAAATTCGCTTTGGGTGAAAATGTAAAACAATCACGTAGTTCTAATGGAACACGTTTCCCACAATCTAGAATGGGAGTTGAACAAATGTTTATAGATTATTTTACAAGAGCACAAGAATACGATGCTTTAAAGAAAAGTGGAAAACCATATAGAAAGGACGAAGAAATGGAAACAATTTCAGAAATTTTAAATAAAGAACGTTTTATTTCTTGTCATTCTTACGTACAATCAGAAATTAATATGCTAATGAAGGTTGCAGAGAAATTCAATTTTAACATTAATACATTTACACATATTTTAGAAGGTTATAAAGTGGCAGATAAAATGGTAGCACATGGTGTTGGAGGTTCTACTTTTTCCGATTGGTGGGCATATAAATACGAAGTTAATGACGCGATTCCATACAATGCTGCAATTATGCACAATGCAGGAGTTTTAGTAGCAATTAATTCAGATGATAGAGAAATGTCGAGACGTTTGAATCAAGAAGCTGCAAAAACAGTAAAATATGGTGGAATAACAGAATTAGAAGCTTGGAAAATGGTAACGATTAATCCTGCAAAACTTTTACATATCGACGATAGAGTGGGTAGTATAAAAGTGGGTAAAGATGCAGATGTTGTACTTTGGAGCGATCATCCAATGTCTATTTATGCAAAAGCAGAAAAAACCATTGTAGATGGAAAAGTGTTTTTCGATAGAGAAATCGACCAACAAAAAAGAGTGGCTATTAAAGCTGAAAAAAGTAAGTTAATTAATATGATGTTGAAAGAAAAATTAGGTGGTGCTAAAACACAAGTTCCAATGAAAAGAAAAGATAGAAACTTTCACTGTGATACTTTAGAAGAACTTAAAAACTAG
- a CDS encoding amidohydrolase family protein, whose protein sequence is MKKIIYSLLFFCLVGNINAQQTPADRQTTAFSIEGATAHLGNGKVIENSLIMFNEGKITFVGSAMMRIAREGNIINAKGKHIYPGFIAANTTLGLVEIDAVKASDDQREIGIMNPHIRSLIAYNAESKVVESMRPNGVLMAQITPRGGTLSGTSSIVQLDAWNWEDASIKTDDAIHMNWPTSFTSGRWWLGEDPALKPDKNYAKNTHRIISYFSDAKNYLAGKKSPKNIPFEATKGLFNGNTKLYLHVNGEKEITDAITEMKKLGINNLVVVHGVGAENISEILVSNNVPVILDRPHRNPNSEDDAYDYTYTIAKILTDKGILVGLGMQGQMERMNSRNLPFYAGTFAAHGLEKEEAVKLITHNNAKILGIDSFVGTLEVGKDATLFISEGDALDMRTNIISKAFIQGRDISLETHQTILWKRYSNKYKSK, encoded by the coding sequence ATAAAAAAAATAATTTATAGTTTATTGTTTTTCTGTTTAGTAGGAAACATAAACGCACAACAAACTCCAGCAGATAGGCAAACAACTGCGTTTTCTATTGAGGGTGCAACTGCACATTTAGGAAATGGAAAAGTAATTGAAAACTCCTTAATTATGTTTAACGAAGGTAAAATTACATTTGTTGGAAGTGCAATGATGAGAATTGCCAGAGAAGGAAATATTATTAACGCCAAAGGAAAACACATTTATCCAGGTTTTATTGCTGCAAATACAACTTTAGGTTTGGTAGAAATCGATGCTGTAAAAGCAAGTGACGACCAAAGAGAAATCGGGATTATGAATCCTCATATTAGAAGTTTAATCGCATACAATGCAGAAAGTAAAGTTGTGGAATCTATGAGACCAAATGGGGTTTTAATGGCGCAAATTACACCAAGAGGAGGCACACTTTCTGGAACATCTTCCATTGTACAATTAGATGCTTGGAACTGGGAAGATGCAAGTATTAAGACAGACGATGCTATTCATATGAATTGGCCTACGAGTTTTACTTCTGGAAGATGGTGGTTGGGAGAAGACCCTGCTTTAAAGCCAGATAAAAATTACGCTAAAAACACCCATAGAATAATTTCTTATTTTTCTGATGCTAAAAATTATTTGGCAGGAAAAAAATCGCCAAAAAACATTCCTTTCGAAGCTACAAAAGGGTTGTTTAATGGAAACACGAAGTTATACCTTCATGTAAATGGAGAAAAAGAAATTACAGATGCCATTACAGAAATGAAGAAATTAGGCATTAATAATTTAGTAGTTGTACATGGAGTTGGCGCAGAAAATATTTCAGAAATATTGGTTAGCAATAATGTTCCTGTGATTTTAGACAGACCTCACAGAAATCCAAATAGCGAAGACGATGCGTATGATTATACGTATACAATCGCTAAAATCTTAACAGATAAAGGAATTTTAGTTGGTTTAGGTATGCAAGGGCAAATGGAAAGAATGAATTCTAGAAACTTACCTTTTTATGCAGGAACGTTTGCAGCACATGGTTTGGAGAAAGAAGAAGCTGTAAAGTTAATAACACACAACAATGCCAAAATTTTAGGAATTGATAGTTTTGTAGGTACTTTAGAGGTTGGTAAAGATGCGACCCTATTTATTTCGGAAGGAGATGCTTTAGATATGAGAACCAATATTATATCGAAAGCCTTTATACAAGGTAGAGATATTAGTTTAGAAACACACCAAACCATACTTTGGAAACGCTATTCCAACAAATACAAATCTAAATAA
- a CDS encoding DUF6364 family protein codes for MDSKLTLKLDKSVIEQAKLYAKEHQTSLSKLIENYLAVLTKLKKSKSDDIETSSFVKSLSGIAKYDGDIDEKQMYRDYIIEKYK; via the coding sequence ATGGATTCAAAACTCACACTTAAATTAGATAAATCTGTTATTGAACAGGCAAAATTGTATGCAAAAGAGCATCAAACAAGTTTGTCTAAACTTATTGAAAATTATTTAGCAGTATTAACTAAATTAAAGAAAAGTAAATCAGATGACATAGAAACATCTTCTTTTGTAAAAAGTTTAAGCGGTATTGCTAAATACGATGGAGATATTGATGAAAAACAAATGTATAGGGATTATATTATCGAAAAATATAAATAA
- a CDS encoding asparagine synthetase B — translation MSNDNQKNHLKAYGIVYFSLEAGLKSKWLLNYDGGAFLIENNKIVENECKIRGVSYQVISDAKAQIILQKIAAPSSNQDAVTLEKAPKIAVYSPKDKMPWDDAVTMVLTYAEIPFDIVYDKEVLEDKLLIYEWLHLHHEDFTGQYGRFYGSFRTAPWYIKGKQRAEKLAKELGYSKVSQEKLAVAKKIRDYVVGGGFMFAMCSATDSFDIALSAEGVDIAEAMFDGDATTPNYQSKINFNKTFAFKNFELIRNPTTYEFSTIDMTRKRKIPKTSDYFSLVEFSAKWDPVPTMLTQNHTVLVKGFMGQTTSFDRSTVKSNVLVLGENKVNREARYIHGTKGKGMFTFYGGHDPEDYTHRVGDPKTELDLHPTSPGYRLILNNVLFPAAKKKKQKT, via the coding sequence ATGAGTAACGATAATCAAAAAAACCACTTAAAAGCGTACGGAATTGTCTATTTCTCTTTAGAAGCAGGTTTAAAATCGAAATGGTTATTAAATTACGATGGAGGTGCATTTTTAATAGAAAACAACAAAATTGTAGAAAACGAATGTAAAATTCGTGGCGTTTCTTATCAAGTAATTTCCGATGCAAAAGCACAAATTATTTTACAAAAAATTGCAGCTCCAAGCTCCAATCAAGATGCAGTAACTCTAGAAAAAGCACCAAAAATTGCAGTCTATTCTCCAAAAGATAAAATGCCTTGGGACGATGCTGTAACCATGGTTTTAACCTATGCCGAAATTCCTTTTGATATAGTTTACGATAAAGAAGTTTTAGAAGATAAATTATTAATTTACGAGTGGTTGCATTTACATCACGAAGATTTTACAGGGCAGTATGGTCGGTTTTATGGTTCCTTTAGAACTGCACCTTGGTATATTAAAGGAAAACAAAGAGCCGAAAAATTAGCCAAAGAATTAGGGTATTCTAAAGTATCACAAGAAAAATTAGCAGTTGCTAAAAAAATTAGAGATTACGTTGTTGGTGGTGGCTTTATGTTTGCTATGTGTTCTGCAACCGATAGTTTCGATATTGCCTTATCTGCAGAAGGCGTAGATATTGCAGAAGCAATGTTCGATGGAGATGCAACCACACCCAATTACCAATCGAAAATAAATTTTAATAAAACCTTTGCTTTTAAAAATTTCGAATTAATTAGAAATCCAACAACTTACGAGTTTTCTACAATAGATATGACTCGTAAACGCAAAATTCCTAAAACATCCGATTATTTCTCTTTGGTAGAATTTTCCGCAAAATGGGATCCAGTGCCAACCATGTTAACTCAAAATCATACAGTTTTAGTTAAAGGTTTTATGGGACAAACTACTTCTTTCGATAGAAGTACCGTTAAAAGTAATGTATTGGTTTTAGGAGAAAATAAAGTAAACCGAGAAGCACGTTATATCCATGGAACCAAAGGAAAAGGAATGTTCACTTTTTATGGAGGACATGATCCAGAAGACTACACACACAGAGTTGGCGACCCAAAAACAGAGTTAGATTTACACCCAACTTCTCCAGGTTATCGCCTAATTTTAAATAATGTGTTGTTTCCAGCAGCAAAAAAGAAAAAGCAAAAAACGTAA